One genomic window of Biomphalaria glabrata chromosome 9, xgBioGlab47.1, whole genome shotgun sequence includes the following:
- the LOC106071802 gene encoding lysosomal thioesterase PPT2-A-like isoform X1, with protein MLDLLRETAKRKQMKYFAPMNVVICGCVLLCTISYSVGYKHVIFMHGILSGPIEFNYYNELVQQYHPNTPVTIVDMFDYLVSLTNMWTQVENISAVVKPIMTNTTSEGTILVCFSQGGLICRALLSVIPHNVETFVSLSGPLSGQFGDSVFLKYFFPKYLKENIYKLFYTDYGQTYSIGNYWNDPHQQTLYKKFSTFLAVLNNQSDVVNPRSQGLSREYRHNFMRLKNLILVGGPDDGVITPWQAGHFGMYNESEAILPMEEQEWYKNDAFGLKTLNSQGRIHRFTFSGIPHRSWHSNLTVFETCIKPWL; from the exons ATGCTTGACCTATTAAGAGAAACAGCCAAGAGAAAGCAAATGAAATATTTCGCTCCTATGAATGTTGTCATTTGTGGCTGTGTTTTATTATGTACAATAAGCTATAGTGTTGGCTATAAACATGTCATTTTTATGCATGGAATTCTGTCTGGTCCCATTGAATTCAACTATTACAATGAACTTGTACAACag TATCACCCAAATACACCAGTGACAATAGTGGACATGTTTGATTATTTGGTAAGTTTGACCAACATGTGGACTCAGGTAGAAAATATTTCTGCTGTGGTCAAGCCTATTATGACCAATACAACATCTGAAGGAACTATTCTGGTTTGCTTTTCACAAG GTGGGCTAATTTGTCGAGCATTACTCTCTGTCATACCTCACAATGTTGAAACGTTTGTTAGTCTAAGTGGACCTCTTTCTGGACAATTTGGAG attctgtcttcttgaaatatttttttcctaaatatCTGAAAGAAAATATCTACAA GCTATTTTACACAGATTATGGACAGACTTATTCAATAGGGAATTACTGGAATG ATCCCCACCAGCAGACATTATATAAAAAGTTCTCCACATTTCTGGCTGTTCTCAACAACCAATCAGATGTAGTGAACCCAAGAAGTCAAGGTTTGTCTAGAG AATACCGTCACAACTTTATGCGGTTAAAAAATCTTATTCTTGTTGGTGGTCCAGATGATGGTGTTATTACCCCATGGCAAGCTGG TCATTTCGGCATGTATAATGAATCTGAAGCCATCTTGCCAATGGAAGAACAggaa TGGTATAAAAATGATGCATTTGGCCTGAAAACTTTAAATAGCCAAGGTCGTATTCACAGATTTACTTTCTCTGGGATCCCACATAGAAGTTGGCACTCCAACTTGACTGTTTTTGAAACATGCATCAAACCATGGCTCTGA
- the LOC106071802 gene encoding lysosomal thioesterase PPT2-A-like isoform X2 has protein sequence MLDLLRETAKRKQMKYFAPMNVVICGCVLLCTISYSVGYKHVIFMHGILSGPIEFNYYNELVQQYHPNTPVTIVDMFDYLVSLTNMWTQVENISAVVKPIMTNTTSEGTILVCFSQGGLICRALLSVIPHNVETFVSLSGPLSGQFGDSVFLKYFFPKYLKENIYKLFYTDYGQTYSIGNYWNDPHQQTLYKKFSTFLAVLNNQSDVVNPRSQGLSREYRHNFMRLKNLILVGGPDDGVITPCHFGMYNESEAILPMEEQEWYKNDAFGLKTLNSQGRIHRFTFSGIPHRSWHSNLTVFETCIKPWL, from the exons ATGCTTGACCTATTAAGAGAAACAGCCAAGAGAAAGCAAATGAAATATTTCGCTCCTATGAATGTTGTCATTTGTGGCTGTGTTTTATTATGTACAATAAGCTATAGTGTTGGCTATAAACATGTCATTTTTATGCATGGAATTCTGTCTGGTCCCATTGAATTCAACTATTACAATGAACTTGTACAACag TATCACCCAAATACACCAGTGACAATAGTGGACATGTTTGATTATTTGGTAAGTTTGACCAACATGTGGACTCAGGTAGAAAATATTTCTGCTGTGGTCAAGCCTATTATGACCAATACAACATCTGAAGGAACTATTCTGGTTTGCTTTTCACAAG GTGGGCTAATTTGTCGAGCATTACTCTCTGTCATACCTCACAATGTTGAAACGTTTGTTAGTCTAAGTGGACCTCTTTCTGGACAATTTGGAG attctgtcttcttgaaatatttttttcctaaatatCTGAAAGAAAATATCTACAA GCTATTTTACACAGATTATGGACAGACTTATTCAATAGGGAATTACTGGAATG ATCCCCACCAGCAGACATTATATAAAAAGTTCTCCACATTTCTGGCTGTTCTCAACAACCAATCAGATGTAGTGAACCCAAGAAGTCAAGGTTTGTCTAGAG AATACCGTCACAACTTTATGCGGTTAAAAAATCTTATTCTTGTTGGTGGTCCAGATGATGGTGTTATTACCCCATG TCATTTCGGCATGTATAATGAATCTGAAGCCATCTTGCCAATGGAAGAACAggaa TGGTATAAAAATGATGCATTTGGCCTGAAAACTTTAAATAGCCAAGGTCGTATTCACAGATTTACTTTCTCTGGGATCCCACATAGAAGTTGGCACTCCAACTTGACTGTTTTTGAAACATGCATCAAACCATGGCTCTGA
- the LOC106071802 gene encoding lysosomal thioesterase PPT2-A-like isoform X4, which produces MLDLLRETAKRKQMKYFAPMNVVICGCVLLCTISYSVGYKHVIFMHGILSGPIEFNYYNELVQQYHPNTPVTIVDMFDYLVSLTNMWTQVENISAVVKPIMTNTTSEGTILVCFSQGGLICRALLSVIPHNVETFVSLSGPLSGQFGDSVFLKYFFPKYLKENIYKLFYTDYGQTYSIGNYWNDPHQQTLYKKFSTFLAVLNNQSDVVNPRSQEYRHNFMRLKNLILVGGPDDGVITPCHFGMYNESEAILPMEEQEWYKNDAFGLKTLNSQGRIHRFTFSGIPHRSWHSNLTVFETCIKPWL; this is translated from the exons ATGCTTGACCTATTAAGAGAAACAGCCAAGAGAAAGCAAATGAAATATTTCGCTCCTATGAATGTTGTCATTTGTGGCTGTGTTTTATTATGTACAATAAGCTATAGTGTTGGCTATAAACATGTCATTTTTATGCATGGAATTCTGTCTGGTCCCATTGAATTCAACTATTACAATGAACTTGTACAACag TATCACCCAAATACACCAGTGACAATAGTGGACATGTTTGATTATTTGGTAAGTTTGACCAACATGTGGACTCAGGTAGAAAATATTTCTGCTGTGGTCAAGCCTATTATGACCAATACAACATCTGAAGGAACTATTCTGGTTTGCTTTTCACAAG GTGGGCTAATTTGTCGAGCATTACTCTCTGTCATACCTCACAATGTTGAAACGTTTGTTAGTCTAAGTGGACCTCTTTCTGGACAATTTGGAG attctgtcttcttgaaatatttttttcctaaatatCTGAAAGAAAATATCTACAA GCTATTTTACACAGATTATGGACAGACTTATTCAATAGGGAATTACTGGAATG ATCCCCACCAGCAGACATTATATAAAAAGTTCTCCACATTTCTGGCTGTTCTCAACAACCAATCAGATGTAGTGAACCCAAGAAGTCAAG AATACCGTCACAACTTTATGCGGTTAAAAAATCTTATTCTTGTTGGTGGTCCAGATGATGGTGTTATTACCCCATG TCATTTCGGCATGTATAATGAATCTGAAGCCATCTTGCCAATGGAAGAACAggaa TGGTATAAAAATGATGCATTTGGCCTGAAAACTTTAAATAGCCAAGGTCGTATTCACAGATTTACTTTCTCTGGGATCCCACATAGAAGTTGGCACTCCAACTTGACTGTTTTTGAAACATGCATCAAACCATGGCTCTGA
- the LOC106071802 gene encoding lysosomal thioesterase PPT2-A-like isoform X5, whose protein sequence is MMPLFSYHPNTPVTIVDMFDYLVSLTNMWTQVENISAVVKPIMTNTTSEGTILVCFSQGGLICRALLSVIPHNVETFVSLSGPLSGQFGDSVFLKYFFPKYLKENIYKLFYTDYGQTYSIGNYWNDPHQQTLYKKFSTFLAVLNNQSDVVNPRSQGLSREYRHNFMRLKNLILVGGPDDGVITPWQAGHFGMYNESEAILPMEEQEWYKNDAFGLKTLNSQGRIHRFTFSGIPHRSWHSNLTVFETCIKPWL, encoded by the exons TATCACCCAAATACACCAGTGACAATAGTGGACATGTTTGATTATTTGGTAAGTTTGACCAACATGTGGACTCAGGTAGAAAATATTTCTGCTGTGGTCAAGCCTATTATGACCAATACAACATCTGAAGGAACTATTCTGGTTTGCTTTTCACAAG GTGGGCTAATTTGTCGAGCATTACTCTCTGTCATACCTCACAATGTTGAAACGTTTGTTAGTCTAAGTGGACCTCTTTCTGGACAATTTGGAG attctgtcttcttgaaatatttttttcctaaatatCTGAAAGAAAATATCTACAA GCTATTTTACACAGATTATGGACAGACTTATTCAATAGGGAATTACTGGAATG ATCCCCACCAGCAGACATTATATAAAAAGTTCTCCACATTTCTGGCTGTTCTCAACAACCAATCAGATGTAGTGAACCCAAGAAGTCAAGGTTTGTCTAGAG AATACCGTCACAACTTTATGCGGTTAAAAAATCTTATTCTTGTTGGTGGTCCAGATGATGGTGTTATTACCCCATGGCAAGCTGG TCATTTCGGCATGTATAATGAATCTGAAGCCATCTTGCCAATGGAAGAACAggaa TGGTATAAAAATGATGCATTTGGCCTGAAAACTTTAAATAGCCAAGGTCGTATTCACAGATTTACTTTCTCTGGGATCCCACATAGAAGTTGGCACTCCAACTTGACTGTTTTTGAAACATGCATCAAACCATGGCTCTGA
- the LOC106071802 gene encoding lysosomal thioesterase PPT2-A-like isoform X3, which yields MLDLLRETAKRKQMKYFAPMNVVICGCVLLCTISYSVGYKHVIFMHGILSGPIEFNYYNELVQQYHPNTPVTIVDMFDYLVSLTNMWTQVENISAVVKPIMTNTTSEGTILVCFSQGGLICRALLSVIPHNVETFVSLSGPLSGQFGDSVFLKYFFPKYLKENIYKLFYTDYGQTYSIGNYWNDPHQQTLYKKFSTFLAVLNNQSDVVNPRSQEYRHNFMRLKNLILVGGPDDGVITPWQAGHFGMYNESEAILPMEEQEWYKNDAFGLKTLNSQGRIHRFTFSGIPHRSWHSNLTVFETCIKPWL from the exons ATGCTTGACCTATTAAGAGAAACAGCCAAGAGAAAGCAAATGAAATATTTCGCTCCTATGAATGTTGTCATTTGTGGCTGTGTTTTATTATGTACAATAAGCTATAGTGTTGGCTATAAACATGTCATTTTTATGCATGGAATTCTGTCTGGTCCCATTGAATTCAACTATTACAATGAACTTGTACAACag TATCACCCAAATACACCAGTGACAATAGTGGACATGTTTGATTATTTGGTAAGTTTGACCAACATGTGGACTCAGGTAGAAAATATTTCTGCTGTGGTCAAGCCTATTATGACCAATACAACATCTGAAGGAACTATTCTGGTTTGCTTTTCACAAG GTGGGCTAATTTGTCGAGCATTACTCTCTGTCATACCTCACAATGTTGAAACGTTTGTTAGTCTAAGTGGACCTCTTTCTGGACAATTTGGAG attctgtcttcttgaaatatttttttcctaaatatCTGAAAGAAAATATCTACAA GCTATTTTACACAGATTATGGACAGACTTATTCAATAGGGAATTACTGGAATG ATCCCCACCAGCAGACATTATATAAAAAGTTCTCCACATTTCTGGCTGTTCTCAACAACCAATCAGATGTAGTGAACCCAAGAAGTCAAG AATACCGTCACAACTTTATGCGGTTAAAAAATCTTATTCTTGTTGGTGGTCCAGATGATGGTGTTATTACCCCATGGCAAGCTGG TCATTTCGGCATGTATAATGAATCTGAAGCCATCTTGCCAATGGAAGAACAggaa TGGTATAAAAATGATGCATTTGGCCTGAAAACTTTAAATAGCCAAGGTCGTATTCACAGATTTACTTTCTCTGGGATCCCACATAGAAGTTGGCACTCCAACTTGACTGTTTTTGAAACATGCATCAAACCATGGCTCTGA